In a genomic window of Nostoc sp. UHCC 0870:
- a CDS encoding DUF1350 family protein: protein MDWKEIRGNWVLIPPNPVGIIHFLGGAFVATAPHLTYRWLLEQLAAKEYVIIATPFVNTLDHIAIAQSVLLNFDRTIERLHDSGKLRKLYLPTYGLGHSMGCKLHLLIGSVFPVERAGNILISFNNYAAKDAIPLVEQFNSAFTIEFTPSPLETNKIVQEGYNIRRNLLIKFNNDNLDQSAILTKILQARFPEMVTAQILPGTHTTPLGQDIKWQTGASFTPLDALGQWFRQEVYRDLNQLKRSLLLWLNPLSPP, encoded by the coding sequence ATGGATTGGAAAGAGATTAGAGGTAACTGGGTACTGATACCCCCAAACCCCGTTGGTATCATTCATTTCTTGGGCGGTGCATTTGTGGCTACTGCACCTCACTTGACTTACCGATGGTTACTAGAACAACTAGCAGCTAAAGAATATGTAATTATTGCTACACCTTTTGTCAATACTTTAGATCATATTGCGATCGCTCAATCTGTATTACTGAATTTTGATCGCACGATAGAACGATTACACGACTCTGGTAAGCTACGCAAACTCTATCTCCCCACCTATGGACTTGGACATAGTATGGGTTGCAAACTCCACTTGCTCATCGGTAGTGTATTTCCCGTAGAACGCGCAGGCAATATTTTAATATCTTTCAATAACTACGCTGCCAAAGATGCTATTCCCCTAGTGGAACAGTTTAATTCGGCTTTCACGATTGAATTTACTCCCTCACCATTAGAAACTAACAAAATCGTTCAGGAAGGTTATAACATCCGCCGTAACTTACTGATCAAATTCAATAACGATAACCTCGATCAATCAGCTATTTTAACCAAAATCCTACAAGCACGCTTTCCTGAGATGGTGACAGCGCAAATCTTACCAGGAACGCACACCACACCTTTAGGCCAAGACATCAAATGGCAAACAGGAGCATCTTTCACTCCCTTAGATGCCTTGGGACAGTGGTTTAGACAAGAAGTATATCGTGACCTAAACCAGCTAAAACGTTCCCTACTCTTGTGGTTGAATCCTCTTTCACCTCCGTAG